The following coding sequences are from one Triticum aestivum cultivar Chinese Spring chromosome 5A, IWGSC CS RefSeq v2.1, whole genome shotgun sequence window:
- the LOC123108591 gene encoding non-specific lipid-transfer protein 2P-like, which yields MAGMGKQPVVAALMLALVVLAAAPGGAHAACQASQLAVCASAILSGAKPSGECCGNLRAQQGCFCQYAKDPTYGQYIRSPHARDTLQSCGLAVPHC from the coding sequence ATGGCGGGCATGGGGAAGcagccggtggtggcggcgctgatGCTGGCGCTggtggtgctggcggcggcgccgggcggggcGCACGCGGCGTGCCAGGCATCGCAGCTGGCGGTGTGCGCGTCGGCGATCCTGAGCGGGGCCAAGCCGAGCGGTGAGTGCTGCGGCAACCTGAGGGCGCAGCAGGGGTGCTTCTGCCAGTACGCCAAGGACCCCACCTACGGGCAGTACATCCGCAGCCCCCACGCGCGCGACACCCTCCAGTCCTGCGGCCTCGCCGTCCCCCACTGCTAG